A single Fusobacterium hominis DNA region contains:
- a CDS encoding ATP synthase subunit I, whose translation MEDIKRLFKRAGITALIILIYGVLVQSKEVYLGMFTGALVSILSLYLLCIDVKKIIATKDGSKKRAILGYLQRYVLYIVYLGVMAKFFGLSMVICSGLGLLNVKFNIQLMALSDRVLKFRDKHLK comes from the coding sequence GTGGAAGATATAAAAAGATTATTTAAAAGAGCTGGAATAACTGCTCTAATAATATTAATTTATGGGGTACTTGTGCAAAGTAAAGAGGTATATTTAGGTATGTTTACAGGAGCATTGGTATCAATACTTTCTCTTTATCTCCTTTGCATAGATGTAAAAAAAATAATAGCAACCAAGGACGGCTCTAAAAAAAGGGCTATTCTTGGTTATCTTCAACGTTATGTATTGTACATAGTGTATCTTGGAGTGATGGCTAAGTTCTTTGGGCTGTCAATGGTAATTTGTTCAGGACTGGGGTTGTTGAATGTGAAATTTAATATTCAATTGATGGCCCTTTCTGATAGAGTTTTAAAATTTAGGGATAAGCACCTAAAATAA
- a CDS encoding class I SAM-dependent DNA methyltransferase: MYKIFSKLYDKFMKYSDYGAWENQMEELIKEGKPNGNTLLDIGCGTGELLLRMAKNYKCDGMDLSEDMLKIAFKKLKHREVGLFLGNMIDFDTGKTYDIMVSLFDTVNHILTLDELECHFKSVYKSLNPNGIYIFDVVDRKFMNEMFPNDLFVDNRKDLTCIWEHEIDGGIDYIDATYFLKNSRGSWDKFTESYTKKIFTEDEIKKSVLNANLKLIKILINDKIAGKRNIYLLKK; this comes from the coding sequence AAATCAAATGGAAGAACTTATAAAAGAGGGGAAACCAAATGGAAATACTCTTTTGGATATAGGTTGTGGAACAGGAGAATTGCTTCTTAGAATGGCTAAAAATTATAAATGCGATGGAATGGATTTATCTGAAGATATGCTAAAAATTGCATTTAAAAAACTTAAACATAGAGAAGTTGGATTATTTCTTGGAAATATGATAGACTTTGATACTGGGAAAACATATGATATAATGGTTTCGCTCTTTGATACTGTAAATCATATTCTAACTTTAGATGAACTTGAGTGTCATTTCAAAAGTGTATATAAATCACTAAATCCAAATGGAATATATATCTTTGATGTTGTGGACAGAAAGTTCATGAATGAGATGTTTCCTAATGATCTTTTTGTAGATAACAGAAAGGATTTAACATGTATATGGGAGCATGAAATTGATGGAGGTATCGATTATATTGATGCCACATACTTTTTGAAAAACTCAAGAGGAAGTTGGGACAAATTTACAGAATCGTACACAAAAAAAATTTTTACAGAAGATGAAATAAAAAAAAGTGTATTAAATGCGAACTTAAAACTTATAAAAATTTTAATAAATGATAAAATAGCTGGAAAAAGAAACATCTATCTTTTGAAAAAATAG
- a CDS encoding AtpZ/AtpI family protein, translating to MKYLKWFNKDMVHAFTLLGHLGLAMVGNIFVCIGAYKLIEHFLIKSTLLFITFVLLGVASGFYSCYKLIMKK from the coding sequence ATGAAATATCTGAAATGGTTTAATAAGGATATGGTACATGCATTTACACTTCTGGGACATTTAGGGTTGGCAATGGTTGGAAATATATTTGTGTGTATTGGAGCTTACAAACTTATAGAACACTTTCTTATTAAAAGCACACTTTTATTTATCACATTTGTTTTACTTGGAGTAGCAAGTGGGTTTTATAGCTGTTACAAACTGATAATGAAAAAATAA